One genomic window of Streptomyces sp. NBC_01276 includes the following:
- a CDS encoding CoA-acylating methylmalonate-semialdehyde dehydrogenase produces the protein MKTVNHWIGGKTVEGASGNYGPVTDPATGEVTTQVALASAEEVDAAVRVAQEAFLSWGQSSLAARTKVLFAYRALLDANRDAIAELITAEHGKVHSDALGEVARGLEIVELACGITTQLKGELSTSVSSRVDVSSIRQPLGVVAGITPFNFPAMVPMWMFPLAVACGNTFILKPSEKDPSAANKLAELMTEAGLPAGVLNVVHGDKAAVDALLAHPGISAVSFVGSTPIARHIHTTASANGKRVQALGGAKNHMLVLPDADLDAAADAAVSAAYGSAGERCMAISAVVAVGSIADELVEKIRERAEKIKIGPGNDPTSEMGPLITAAHRDKVASYVKGAAAQGADVVLDGTGYTVEGNENGHWIGLSLLDNVRTDSDAYRDEIFGPVLCVLRTETYEEGVALINASPFGNGTAIFTRDGGAARRFQLEIEAGMVGVNVPIPVPVGYHSFGGWKDSLFGDHHIYGNDGIHFYTRGKVVTTRWPDPADAPAGVDLGFPRNH, from the coding sequence ATGAAGACCGTCAACCACTGGATCGGTGGCAAGACCGTCGAGGGCGCGTCGGGCAACTACGGCCCGGTCACCGACCCGGCCACCGGCGAGGTCACCACGCAGGTCGCCCTCGCCTCCGCCGAGGAGGTCGACGCCGCGGTACGGGTCGCGCAGGAGGCGTTCCTGTCCTGGGGCCAGTCCTCGCTGGCCGCCCGCACCAAGGTGCTGTTCGCCTACCGCGCCCTGCTGGACGCCAACCGCGACGCCATCGCCGAACTGATCACCGCCGAGCACGGCAAGGTGCACTCGGACGCGCTGGGCGAGGTCGCCCGCGGCCTGGAGATCGTCGAGCTGGCCTGCGGGATCACCACCCAGCTCAAGGGCGAGCTGTCCACCTCCGTCTCCAGCCGGGTGGACGTCTCCTCGATCCGCCAGCCGCTGGGCGTCGTCGCGGGCATCACGCCCTTCAACTTCCCGGCGATGGTCCCGATGTGGATGTTCCCGCTGGCCGTGGCCTGCGGAAACACCTTCATCCTCAAGCCCAGCGAGAAGGACCCGTCGGCCGCCAACAAGCTGGCCGAGCTGATGACCGAGGCCGGTCTGCCCGCGGGCGTCCTGAACGTCGTCCACGGCGACAAGGCGGCCGTCGACGCGCTCCTCGCGCACCCGGGCATCTCCGCCGTGTCCTTCGTCGGCTCGACCCCGATCGCCCGCCACATCCACACCACCGCCTCGGCCAACGGCAAGCGCGTCCAGGCGCTGGGCGGCGCCAAGAACCACATGCTGGTGCTCCCGGACGCGGACCTGGACGCCGCCGCCGACGCGGCCGTCTCCGCGGCCTACGGTTCGGCCGGCGAGCGCTGCATGGCGATCTCCGCGGTCGTCGCCGTCGGCTCCATCGCGGACGAGCTCGTCGAGAAGATCCGCGAGCGCGCCGAGAAGATCAAGATCGGCCCCGGCAACGACCCCACGTCCGAGATGGGCCCGCTGATCACCGCCGCCCACCGCGACAAGGTCGCCTCCTACGTCAAGGGCGCCGCGGCCCAGGGCGCCGACGTCGTCCTCGACGGCACCGGCTACACGGTCGAGGGCAACGAGAACGGCCACTGGATCGGCCTGTCCCTCCTGGACAACGTCAGGACCGACTCCGACGCCTACCGCGACGAGATCTTCGGTCCGGTGCTGTGCGTGCTGCGCACCGAGACCTACGAGGAGGGCGTGGCTCTCATCAACGCCTCGCCGTTCGGCAACGGCACCGCGATCTTCACCCGCGACGGCGGCGCCGCCCGCCGCTTCCAGCTGGAGATCGAGGCGGGCATGGTCGGCGTGAACGTGCCGATCCCGGTGCCGGTGGGCTACCACTCCTTCGGTGGCTGGAAGGACTCGCTCTTCGGCGACCACCACATCTACGGCAACGACGGCATCCACTTCTACACGCGCGGCAAGGTCGTCACCACCCGCTGGCCGGACCCGGCCGACGCCCCGGCCGGCGTGGACCTGGGCTTCCCCCGCAACCACTGA
- a CDS encoding WxL protein peptidoglycan domain-containing protein, whose translation MRLRTLPHVLLAGLCGLLLLPALSAAPATAADNGTWGVFPTPAAGAAMTDRAYFFHQGAAGATVSDSATILNSSDKELTFQVFATDAVNTPSGGAFALLPAETKPEDVGTWIALAPQASATVTVPPKGRADIPFTVKVPGDATPGDHVGGIVALNTAVEGVQKDGKVQVGVKRSVGARLYFRVPGPLTPGLSVEDVRVTRGAPLLPWVKDARATVSYALVNRGNVVVEPKVAVSARGLFGRRVLDRPAREPKLVLLPGQRVEMTEPWPDSPQLDWVSVKVSAGAAAYPDLSSESATDFLAVPWAAAGAVLVLAGAGTAVLVLRRRRRSDPPRPQAERDLARTH comes from the coding sequence ATGCGCCTGCGCACCCTCCCGCACGTCCTCCTCGCCGGACTGTGCGGGCTGCTGCTGCTCCCCGCCCTGTCCGCCGCCCCCGCCACGGCCGCGGACAACGGCACCTGGGGGGTGTTCCCCACGCCCGCCGCGGGCGCCGCGATGACCGACCGCGCGTACTTCTTCCACCAGGGCGCCGCCGGGGCCACCGTCAGCGACAGCGCCACGATCCTGAACTCCTCCGACAAGGAGCTGACCTTCCAGGTCTTCGCCACCGACGCCGTGAACACCCCGTCGGGGGGCGCCTTCGCGCTGCTGCCCGCCGAAACGAAGCCCGAGGACGTCGGCACCTGGATCGCGCTGGCACCGCAGGCGTCGGCCACCGTGACCGTGCCGCCGAAGGGCCGCGCCGACATCCCCTTCACCGTCAAGGTCCCCGGGGACGCCACGCCGGGCGATCACGTCGGCGGGATCGTCGCCCTCAACACCGCCGTCGAGGGGGTACAGAAGGACGGCAAGGTGCAGGTGGGGGTGAAGCGTTCGGTGGGGGCCCGGCTGTACTTCCGGGTACCGGGACCGCTGACCCCGGGGCTGAGCGTGGAGGACGTACGGGTCACCCGGGGGGCACCCCTGCTGCCGTGGGTGAAGGACGCCCGCGCCACGGTCTCGTACGCGCTGGTCAACCGGGGCAACGTGGTGGTGGAGCCGAAGGTGGCGGTGTCCGCGCGGGGACTGTTCGGGCGCCGGGTGCTGGACCGGCCGGCCCGGGAGCCGAAGCTGGTGCTGCTGCCGGGGCAGCGGGTGGAGATGACCGAGCCGTGGCCGGACTCGCCCCAGTTGGACTGGGTGAGCGTCAAGGTCTCGGCGGGCGCGGCCGCCTACCCCGACCTCTCCTCCGAGTCCGCCACGGACTTCCTCGCGGTCCCCTGGGCGGCGGCGGGAGCGGTCCTGGTGCTGGCGGGGGCGGGGACGGCCGTGCTGGTACTGCGCCGGCGGCGACGCTCGGATCCCCCACGGCCCCAAGCCGAACGGGACCTGGCGCGGACGCACTGA